Sequence from the Catenuloplanes indicus genome:
GCCGCCGGTGCTGAGCACGATGATCGTGCCGGTGACCGCGTCGGTGGCGCGGCGGACCGCGGTGGTCACGCCGGCGGCGGACAGCTCGGCCAGCCGTGCGTCGCCGGCCGGATCGTAACCGGCCACGCCGGCCAGCGTGACGGGCACGCCGGCGGCGGCGAGCCAGGCAGCGGTGTTCGCGGCCTGGCCGCCTCCGGCGACGCGGATCGCCGCCGGAGTGTCCGAGCCGGGGGCGAGCGCGCCGCCGAGTACGGCCACGACGTCGGTGATCACGTCGCCGACGACCAGGACGCGAGCCACGGTCAGGACCGCGCGGCGGACGCGACCGCGATCTGCCCGGCCAGCGTGGCGTTGCGCAGGATGATCCGGACGTTGGTGGCCAGGCTGGCGCCCTCGGTCGCGGAGTGGAAGTAGGAGAGCAGGAACGGCGTCACGGCCTTGCCGGTGACCTTGTCCCGTTCCAGGAGTGCGAGGCCGTCCGCCAGCGTGCGGTCGTGCAGCGCGGTGTCCAGCTGCTCGTCGGCCGGCAGCGGGTTCGCGACCACGGTGGCGCCCTGGGTCGCGCCGAGCGCGGACTGCGCCGCGACCATCTCGGCGATCTGCTCCGGCGAGTCGACGGCCCAGTCCAGCTCGTACCCGCTGTCGGTGATGAAGAACCCGGGGAACCGGCGGGTGCGGTAGCCGACGACGGTGACGCCGAGCGTCTCCATCCGCTCCAGCGTGGCCGGGACGTCGAGGATGGACTTCACGCCCGCGCAGACCACCACGATCGGCGTCCGGGCCAGCGTGGTCAGGTCCGCGGACTCGTCGAACGTGATGTTCGCCTCGCGGTGCACGCCGCCGAGCCCGCCGGTGGCGAACACGCCGATGCCGGCCGCGGCCGCGACCGCGCTGGTCGCCGCGACCGTGGTGGCGCCGTCCGCGCGCCGGGCCGCCGCAACCGCGAGGTCGCGGACCGAGAGCTTGGCCACACCCTCGGCGCCGGCCAGGTGGCTGACCTGGGCGTCGTCCAGGCCGACGACGAGTTCGCCGCCGATCATGCCGATCGTCGCGGGCACCGCGCCGGTGGCCCGGACCGCGTCCTCGATCTCGCGGGCTACCCGGATGTTGTCCGGATGCGGCAGCCCGTGCGAGATGATCGTGCTCTCCAGGGCCACCACCGGGCGGCCGTCGCGGAGCGCGTCCGCCACCTCGGCGCCGTAGCGGAGTGATGAGTTTTTCACGATCACCACGGTACGGACCTGCGG
This genomic interval carries:
- a CDS encoding pseudouridine-5'-phosphate glycosidase, whose protein sequence is MKNSSLRYGAEVADALRDGRPVVALESTIISHGLPHPDNIRVAREIEDAVRATGAVPATIGMIGGELVVGLDDAQVSHLAGAEGVAKLSVRDLAVAAARRADGATTVAATSAVAAAAGIGVFATGGLGGVHREANITFDESADLTTLARTPIVVVCAGVKSILDVPATLERMETLGVTVVGYRTRRFPGFFITDSGYELDWAVDSPEQIAEMVAAQSALGATQGATVVANPLPADEQLDTALHDRTLADGLALLERDKVTGKAVTPFLLSYFHSATEGASLATNVRIILRNATLAGQIAVASAARS